From a single Callithrix jacchus isolate 240 chromosome 5, calJac240_pri, whole genome shotgun sequence genomic region:
- the RNF43 gene encoding E3 ubiquitin-protein ligase RNF43 isoform X2 produces the protein MAGERGASAVLFDITEDRAAAEQLQQPLGLTWPVVLIWGNDAEKLMEFVYKNRKAHVRIELKEPPAWPDYDVWILLTVVGTIFVVILASVLRIRCRPRHSRPDPLQQRTAWAISQLATRRYKASCRRAQGKRPDSASSCSSAPVCAICLEEFSEGEELRVISCLHEFHRNCVDPWLHQHRTCPLCMFNIIEGDSFSQSLGPSRSYQEPGRRLHLIRQHPGHAHYHLPAAYLLGPSQSAVARPPRPGPFLPSQEPGMGPRHHRLPRAAHPWAPGEQQHLAGAPHSYAQGWGLSHLQCTSQHPAACPVPLHRARPPDSSGSGESYCTEHSGYLADGPASDSSSGPCHGSSSDSVVNCTDISLQGIHGSSSTFCSSLSSDFDPLVYCSPEGDPQQVDMQPSMTSRPRSLDSVVPTGETQVSSHVHYHRHRHHHYKKRFQWHGRKPGPEIGVPQSRPPIPRTQPQLEPPSPDQQVTRSNSAAPLGQLANPQRPRALPGPAPGPVEASSICPSTSSLFNLQKSSLSAQHPQRKRRSGPSEPTPASRPQDATVHPACQIFPHHSPNQSYPWSPEAHPLIFGPSGLDRRLLPETPGPCYSNSQPVWLCLAPRRPLEPHPSGEGPSEWSSDTAEGRPCPYPHCQLLPAQPGSEEELEELCEQAV, from the exons ATGGCAGGTGAGCGAGGAGCCAGTGCTGTCCTCTTTGACATCACTGAGGATCGAGCTGCTGCTGAGCAG CTGCAGCAGCCGCTGGGGCTGACCTGGCCAGTAGTGTTGATCTGGGGTAATGATGCTGAGAAGCTGATGGAGTTTGTGTACAAGAACCGAAAGGCCCATGTGAGGATCGAGCTGAAGGAGCCCCCAGCCTGG CCAGACTATGATGTGTGGATCCTTCTGACAGTGGTGGGCACCATCTTTGTGGTCATCCTGGCTTCGGTGCTGCGCATCCGGTGTCGCCCCCGCCACAGCAGGCCG GATCCACTTCAGCAGAGAACAGCCTGGGCCATCAGCCAGCTGGCCACCAGGAGGTACAAGGCCAGCTGCAGGCGGGCTCAAGGTAAGAGGCCAGACTCGGCAAGCAGCTGCAGCTCAGCCCCCGTGTGTGCCATCTGCCTGGAGGAGTTCTCTGAGGGGGAG gAACTACGGGTCATTTCCTGCCTCCATGAGTTCCATCGTAACTGTGTGGACCCCTGGTTACATCAGCATCGGACTTGCCCCCTCTGCATGTTCAACATCATAG AGGGAGATTCATTTTCCCAGTCCCTAGGACCCTCTCGATCATACCAAGAACCAGGTCGAAGACTCCACCTCATTCGCCAGCATCCTGGCCATGCCCACTACCACCTCCCTGCTGCCTACCTGTTGGGCCCttcccagagtgcagtggctcggcCCCCCCGACCTGGTCCTTTCCTACCATCCCAGGAGCCAGGCATGGGCCCTCGGCATCACCGCCTCCCCAGAGCTGCACATCCCTGGGCTCCAGGAGAGCAGCAGCACCTGGCAGGGGCCCCGCACTCCTATGCACAGGGCTGGGGACTGAGCCACCTCCAATGCACCTCACAGCACCCTGCTGCTTGCCCAGTGCCCCTGCACCGGGCCAGACCCCCCGACAGCAGTGGATCTGGAGAAAGCTATTGCACAGAACACAGTGGGTACCTGGCAGATGGGCCAGCCAGTGACTCCAGCTCAGGGCCCTGTCATGGCTCTTCTAGTGACTCTGTGGTCAACTGCACGGACATCAGCCTACAGGGCATCCATGGCAGCAGCTCTACTTTCTGCAGCTCCCTGAGCAGTGACTTTGACCCCTTGGTGTACTGCAGCCCTGAAGGGGATCCCCAGCAGGTGGACATGCAGCCCAGCATGACCTCTCGGCCTCGTTCCTTAGATTCAGTGGTGCCCACAGGGGAAACCCAGGTTTCCAGCCATGTCCACTACCACCGCCACCGGCACCACCACTACAAAAAGCGGTTCCAGTGGCATGGCAGGAAGCCTGGCCCAGAAATTGGGGTCCCCCAGTCCAGGCCTCCTATTCCTCGGACACAGCCCCAGCTGGAGCCACCTTCTCCTGATCAGCAAGTCACCAGATCCAACTCAGCAGCCCCTTTGGGGCAGCTTGCTAACCCACAGAGGCCTAGGGCCCTCCCTGGGCCAGCTCCTGGCCCAGTTGAAGCCTCCAGCATCTGTCCCAGTACCAGCAGTCTTTTCAACTTGCAAAAATCCAGCCTCTCTGCCCAACACCCACAGAGGAAACGGCGGAGTGGTCCCTCTGAGCCCACCCCTGCTTCTCGGCCCCAGGATGCAACTGTGCACCCAGCTTGCCAGATTTTTCCCCATCACAGCCCCAACCAGTCATATCCTTGGTCCCCAGAGGCACACCCCTTGATCTTTGGACCTTCAGGACTGGACAGGAGGCTGCTACCAGAAACCCCAGGCCCCTGTTACTCAAATTCACAGCCAGTGTGGTTGTGTCTGGCTCCTCGCCGGCCCCTAGAACCACATCCATCTGGGGAGGGGCCTTCTGAATGGAGTTCTGACACTGCAGAGGGCAGGCCATGCCCTTATCCACACTGCCAGTTGCTGCCGGCCCAGCCTG GCTCAGAGGAGGAACTCGAGGAGCTGTGTGAACAGGCTGTGTGA
- the SUPT4H1 gene encoding transcription elongation factor SPT4, translated as MALETVPKDLRHLRACLLCSLVKTIDQFEYDGCDNCDAYLQMKGNREMVYDCTSSSFDGIIAMMSPEDSWVSKWQRVSNFKPGVYAVSVTGRLPQGIVRELKSRGVAYKSRDTAIKT; from the exons ATGGCCCTGGAGACCGTGCCGAAGGACCTGCGGCATCTGCGGGCCTGTTTGCTGTGTTCACTGGTCAAG ACTATAGACCAGTTTGAATATGATGGTTGTGACAATTGTGATGCATATCTACAAATGAAGGGTAACCGGGAGATGGTATACGACTGCACCAGCTCTTCCTTTGATGG AATCATTGCGATGATGAGTCCAGAGGACAGCTGGGTCTCCAAGTGGCAGCGAGTCA gtAACTTTAAGCCAGGTGTATATGCAGTGTCAGTCACTGGTCGCCTGCCCCAAG GAATCGTGCGGGAGCTGAAAAGTCGAGGAGTGGCCTACAAATCCAGAGACACAGCTATAAAGACCTAG